From Streptomyces sp. NBC_00370, a single genomic window includes:
- a CDS encoding epoxide hydrolase family protein yields the protein MTAQTAFPLEPTPIHVPDAVLDDLKARLRLTRWPDDVGNDDGYYGISRRYLQQLAEYWLDRYDWRAAEAAINAYEHYRVDVDGVPVHFMRKPGVGPAPTPLILTHGWPWTFWHWSRVVGPLADPAAHGGDPADAFDVIVPSLPGFGFSAPLPDDPDMNFVKVADLWHTLMTRTLGYEKYAAGGCDVGALVTGQLGHKYADELHGIHIGSGQRLDMFTGERAWDITGGHPLPAGLPAAAHRQLLSLERRFAVHLSAHLLDPSTLAYGLSDSPVGLLAWILKRWTTWSDSRGDVETVFSKDELLTHAMIFWVNNTISTSIRYYANANRYPWAPSHDRHPAVEAPTGITFVAHENPPGVTTPAERVQHWLGSDRASWYNHTNLTAHEEGGHFIPWETPEAWTTDLRRTFRDRP from the coding sequence ATGACAGCGCAGACGGCCTTTCCCCTGGAGCCGACGCCGATCCATGTACCGGACGCCGTGCTGGACGACCTCAAGGCCCGCCTGCGGCTGACGAGATGGCCCGACGACGTGGGCAACGACGACGGGTACTACGGCATCAGCCGCCGCTACCTCCAGCAGCTCGCCGAGTACTGGCTCGACCGGTACGACTGGCGCGCGGCGGAGGCCGCGATCAACGCGTACGAGCACTACCGGGTGGACGTGGACGGCGTACCGGTCCACTTCATGCGCAAGCCGGGCGTCGGGCCCGCCCCCACCCCGCTGATCCTCACGCACGGCTGGCCGTGGACGTTCTGGCACTGGTCCCGGGTCGTCGGCCCGCTCGCCGACCCGGCAGCCCACGGCGGCGACCCGGCGGACGCGTTCGACGTCATCGTCCCGTCCCTGCCGGGCTTCGGCTTCTCCGCGCCGTTGCCGGACGACCCGGACATGAACTTCGTCAAGGTCGCCGACCTCTGGCACACCCTGATGACGCGCACGCTGGGATACGAGAAGTACGCGGCCGGCGGCTGCGACGTGGGCGCCCTCGTCACGGGCCAGTTGGGCCACAAGTACGCGGACGAACTCCACGGGATCCACATCGGCTCGGGCCAGCGGCTCGACATGTTCACGGGCGAGCGCGCCTGGGACATCACCGGCGGCCACCCGCTCCCGGCGGGCCTGCCGGCCGCCGCGCACCGCCAACTCCTCTCCCTGGAGCGCCGCTTCGCGGTCCACCTCTCGGCCCACCTCCTCGACCCGAGCACCCTCGCGTACGGCCTCTCCGACTCCCCCGTCGGCCTGCTGGCCTGGATCCTGAAGCGCTGGACCACCTGGAGCGACAGTCGCGGTGATGTGGAGACCGTCTTCTCGAAGGACGAACTCCTCACCCACGCCATGATCTTCTGGGTGAACAACACCATCAGCACGTCGATCCGCTACTACGCCAACGCCAACCGCTACCCCTGGGCCCCGTCCCACGACCGCCACCCGGCCGTCGAGGCGCCGACGGGCATCACCTTCGTCGCCCACGAGAACCCCCCGGGCGTCACGACCCCCGCCGAACGCGTCCAGCACTGGCTGGGCAGCGACCGCGCGTCCTGGTACAACCACACGAACCTCACGGCCCACGAGGAAGGCGGCCACTTCATCCCGTGGGAAACCCCGGAGGCCTGGACCACGGACCTCCGCCGCACGTTCCGCGACCGCCCCTGA
- a CDS encoding MarR family winged helix-turn-helix transcriptional regulator: protein MAAKSRQHLDTAELATVMGQFTRGSIRLPTTEKHSFTTLSVLHTLTHQGPMRLTALTANEQITQPAVTQLVTRLERDGLVERRPDPEDGRAVLVGVTPAGARVIENRQQDRVRQFTELAQALTADERLAIAAALPALARMAALMAEDG from the coding sequence ATGGCAGCCAAGAGCCGGCAGCACCTGGACACGGCCGAACTCGCGACGGTGATGGGGCAGTTCACCCGTGGCTCCATCCGGCTCCCGACGACCGAGAAGCACAGCTTCACGACCCTGTCGGTCCTGCACACGCTGACCCACCAAGGTCCGATGCGGCTGACCGCGCTGACCGCGAACGAGCAGATCACCCAGCCCGCCGTCACCCAACTCGTCACCCGGCTGGAGCGCGACGGACTGGTGGAGCGCCGCCCGGACCCCGAGGACGGCCGCGCGGTACTCGTCGGGGTGACCCCGGCGGGTGCGCGGGTCATCGAGAACCGGCAGCAGGACCGGGTACGGCAGTTCACCGAACTGGCCCAGGCGCTGACCGCCGACGAACGGCTCGCCATCGCCGCGGCGTTGCCCGCGCTGGCGCGGATGGCGGCGCTGATGGCGGAGGACGGCTGA
- a CDS encoding polymorphic toxin-type HINT domain-containing protein, whose protein sequence is MSSTGGRAGARLLGLRRAQSGQSAIEYLGLLCVVFAIVGALMATGIGTTISERIEAQVCRIGIGGAGGGGTDCGGRGGRGAQAGGRHDKGLPGKGLPADDGDPDAADADAPTSPTQLDYAAALKNLQDARTTEKSDSEKVLEAAKELAKILADELGITDALDCITKGDMGACTATLVNVLLSLIGGAVGKLAAKYGAPWKWKKAVGLVKALRKHGGELYDALKTLLKNRKKVGEAEKRLAAAKRKLEAEQKARGAGKPGGKPGEKPGEKPPTCAVSHSFPPGTPVLLGDGRRVAIEAVRTGDRVEATDPLTGRTAARRVTRTFTTHDDKDFTRLTVRTPAGTAVVTATDTHPFWLAGRQRWADAGDIVPGAALRTERGRPLTVLAVRRYERVRTTYDLEVEGAHTYYVGVGAATALVHNVDCEWPVADDVPGPAAGKVLKRPNKRHTVKGSVGAEVKEANTVILDGMQQQVDDDIKAIAQGKARLDADGNTYHVNGRTYEVKANGTVFPKSGPGLVKLDRVEYSALQLLAKGDAKSLKQLQMDPKFKANPQAVEKARAIVEGTYK, encoded by the coding sequence ATGTCATCAACGGGGGGACGAGCGGGGGCACGGCTGCTGGGGCTGCGCCGGGCGCAGTCCGGGCAGTCGGCGATCGAGTATCTGGGGCTGCTCTGCGTCGTGTTCGCGATCGTCGGCGCCCTGATGGCGACCGGTATCGGTACGACGATCAGTGAGCGGATCGAGGCACAGGTGTGCCGGATCGGCATCGGCGGCGCAGGCGGTGGCGGTACCGACTGCGGCGGGCGCGGCGGGCGCGGCGCCCAAGCAGGAGGCCGCCACGACAAGGGCCTGCCCGGCAAAGGCCTGCCCGCCGACGACGGCGATCCGGACGCCGCCGACGCCGACGCGCCCACGTCCCCCACCCAACTCGACTACGCCGCCGCCCTCAAGAACCTCCAGGACGCTCGGACCACCGAGAAGTCCGACTCCGAGAAGGTCCTCGAAGCCGCCAAGGAACTCGCGAAGATCCTCGCCGACGAGCTGGGCATCACGGACGCACTCGACTGCATCACCAAGGGCGACATGGGCGCCTGCACGGCGACCCTGGTCAATGTGCTGCTCAGCCTCATCGGCGGCGCCGTCGGCAAACTCGCGGCGAAGTACGGGGCGCCCTGGAAGTGGAAGAAGGCCGTCGGTCTGGTCAAGGCGCTGAGGAAGCACGGCGGGGAGCTGTACGACGCCCTCAAGACCCTGCTGAAGAACCGAAAGAAGGTCGGCGAGGCGGAGAAGCGGCTCGCGGCGGCCAAGCGGAAGCTGGAAGCCGAACAGAAGGCACGCGGCGCGGGGAAGCCCGGCGGCAAACCGGGGGAGAAGCCCGGCGAGAAGCCGCCCACCTGCGCGGTCAGCCACAGCTTCCCGCCCGGCACCCCCGTCCTGCTCGGCGACGGCCGGCGCGTCGCCATCGAAGCCGTACGCACGGGCGACCGCGTCGAGGCCACCGATCCGCTCACCGGACGTACCGCGGCGAGACGCGTGACGCGTACGTTCACCACGCACGACGACAAGGACTTCACCCGGCTCACGGTGCGTACCCCCGCCGGGACCGCCGTCGTCACCGCGACCGACACCCATCCCTTCTGGCTCGCCGGCCGGCAGCGCTGGGCGGACGCCGGCGACATCGTGCCCGGTGCCGCGCTCCGCACCGAGCGGGGCAGGCCGCTGACCGTCCTCGCCGTACGCCGCTACGAGCGGGTCCGTACGACGTACGACCTGGAGGTCGAGGGAGCGCACACCTACTACGTGGGGGTCGGCGCCGCCACCGCGCTCGTCCACAACGTCGACTGCGAATGGCCCGTGGCCGACGACGTACCGGGCCCCGCCGCCGGGAAGGTCCTCAAGCGGCCGAACAAGCGGCACACCGTCAAGGGGTCGGTCGGCGCGGAGGTGAAGGAGGCCAACACCGTCATCCTCGACGGGATGCAGCAGCAGGTGGACGACGACATCAAGGCGATAGCCCAGGGCAAGGCCAGACTCGACGCGGACGGGAACACCTACCACGTCAACGGGCGGACGTACGAGGTGAAGGCCAACGGCACCGTCTTCCCGAAGAGCGGCCCCGGACTCGTCAAACTGGACCGTGTCGAGTACTCGGCGCTCCAACTGCTGGCGAAGGGCGACGCGAAGTCCCTGAAGCAGCTGCAGATGGATCCGAAGTTCAAGGCCAATCCGCAGGCCGTCGAGAAGGCCCGAGCCATCGTCGAGGGAACGTACAAGTGA
- a CDS encoding DUF192 domain-containing protein yields the protein MGKVGKWRDGKGTLSVVGGDTVPLEIAASYRARRRGLLGRTGVEGAMLITPCSSVHTFRMGFPIDVAYLDRHLTVLHVHTLKPGRLPRPRLRARHVLEAKAGAMAGWGLRPGEQVTMDADVAT from the coding sequence ATGGGCAAAGTGGGCAAATGGCGTGACGGCAAAGGGACGTTGTCGGTCGTCGGCGGGGACACCGTGCCCCTGGAGATCGCCGCGTCGTACCGGGCCCGGCGGCGCGGGCTGCTGGGGCGTACCGGTGTCGAGGGCGCGATGCTGATCACCCCGTGCAGCAGTGTGCACACGTTCCGCATGGGCTTCCCCATCGATGTGGCCTATCTGGACCGGCATCTGACGGTCCTTCATGTCCATACGCTGAAACCGGGCCGGCTGCCGCGCCCGCGCCTCCGGGCCCGCCATGTGCTGGAGGCGAAGGCGGGCGCGATGGCGGGCTGGGGACTGCGCCCCGGCGAACAGGTGACGATGGACGCGGACGTGGCCACGTAA
- a CDS encoding prepilin peptidase: protein MYAALIVLAAAWGAATGLLLPRAAYRLSVEPEDPWRDSCPAGHPITGVARGWLGGAGCATCVAAGIPPTGAAGTGGDAATPAPAPAPDSPATGPAPDAGSTTDAGPATDAGAFGADRGAGPQFPAARVAYAPSVLVPVVTALVCGALAAATGPRPELVVWLLLAPFGVLLALVDSNVHRLPDQLTLSLAAAAPVLLLFADLRPGADGAWSTAVLGGFVLGFCYLVLFLINPSGMGFGDVKLALSLGVALGWYGWEVLFFGAFAGFLLGSLYGAGLILLRKAGRKSAIPFGPFMIGGTLLGLLAGALQ, encoded by the coding sequence GTGTACGCCGCGCTGATCGTCCTCGCCGCCGCCTGGGGCGCCGCCACCGGGCTGCTGCTGCCGCGCGCCGCGTACCGGCTCTCGGTCGAGCCCGAGGACCCGTGGCGCGACAGCTGCCCCGCCGGGCACCCGATCACCGGGGTCGCGCGCGGCTGGCTGGGCGGGGCGGGATGCGCCACATGCGTGGCGGCCGGGATCCCCCCGACCGGTGCGGCCGGCACGGGCGGCGACGCGGCGACCCCCGCCCCCGCCCCGGCACCGGACAGCCCCGCGACCGGACCCGCCCCCGACGCCGGATCAACTACCGATGCCGGACCCGCTACCGACGCCGGTGCCTTCGGCGCCGACCGTGGCGCCGGACCCCAGTTCCCCGCCGCCCGGGTCGCGTACGCGCCGTCCGTGCTCGTCCCCGTCGTCACCGCCCTCGTCTGCGGCGCGCTGGCCGCCGCCACCGGGCCGCGCCCCGAGCTGGTCGTCTGGCTGCTCCTCGCGCCCTTCGGCGTGCTGCTGGCGCTCGTCGACAGCAACGTCCACCGCCTTCCCGACCAGTTGACCCTGTCGCTCGCCGCAGCGGCCCCCGTCCTGCTGCTCTTCGCCGATCTGCGGCCCGGCGCCGACGGGGCGTGGTCGACGGCGGTGCTCGGCGGGTTCGTCCTCGGCTTCTGCTATCTCGTGCTGTTCCTGATCAACCCCAGCGGTATGGGCTTCGGCGACGTCAAGCTCGCGCTCTCGCTCGGTGTCGCCCTCGGCTGGTACGGCTGGGAGGTGCTGTTCTTCGGCGCCTTCGCCGGCTTCCTGCTCGGCTCGCTCTACGGGGCGGGGCTGATCCTGCTGCGCAAGGCGGGACGGAAGTCCGCGATTCCGTTCGGCCCTTTCATGATCGGCGGGACCCTGCTGGGGCTGCTGGCGGGCGCCCTCCAGTAG
- a CDS encoding class I SAM-dependent methyltransferase, translating to MHGTRTFEELIAEAEAVSVDGWDFSWLDGRATEERPPWGYAGAMAERMARAGAALDIQTGGGEVLASVARLPRLTVATESWPPNVARATALLHPRGVAVVADPDEPPLPFADAAFDLVVSRHPVKAWWDEIARVLAPGGTYFSQEVGPASVFELVEYFLGPMPQEVRSGRDPERARKTAEAAGLDVVDLRTAELRTEFFDVGAVVYFLRKVIWMVPGFTVGQYRDRLLELHHRIEAEGPFVATTTRFLIEAVKPGRPGRPGRPG from the coding sequence ATGCACGGCACCCGTACCTTCGAAGAACTGATCGCCGAGGCCGAAGCGGTCTCCGTGGACGGCTGGGACTTCTCCTGGCTCGACGGCCGCGCCACCGAGGAGCGCCCGCCGTGGGGGTACGCCGGTGCCATGGCCGAGCGGATGGCGCGGGCAGGCGCCGCGCTGGACATCCAGACCGGTGGCGGTGAAGTGCTCGCCTCCGTAGCGCGGTTGCCACGGCTGACGGTCGCCACCGAGTCCTGGCCGCCGAACGTCGCCCGCGCCACCGCCCTGCTGCACCCGCGGGGCGTGGCGGTCGTCGCCGACCCTGACGAGCCGCCGCTGCCGTTCGCCGACGCCGCCTTCGACCTGGTCGTGAGCCGGCATCCGGTGAAGGCGTGGTGGGACGAGATCGCGCGGGTGCTGGCCCCCGGGGGTACGTACTTCTCCCAGGAGGTCGGCCCGGCCAGCGTGTTCGAGCTGGTCGAGTACTTCCTGGGGCCGATGCCGCAGGAGGTACGGTCCGGCCGCGACCCCGAGCGGGCCCGCAAGACGGCGGAGGCGGCCGGCCTCGATGTCGTCGACCTGCGGACGGCCGAGCTGCGCACCGAGTTCTTCGACGTCGGGGCCGTCGTCTACTTCCTGCGCAAGGTGATCTGGATGGTGCCCGGCTTCACCGTCGGCCAGTACCGGGACCGGCTGCTGGAGCTGCACCACCGGATCGAGGCCGAAGGCCCCTTCGTGGCGACGACGACCCGCTTCCTGATCGAAGCGGTCAAGCCCGGCCGCCCCGGCCGCCCCGGCCGCCCCGGCTGA
- the mgrA gene encoding L-glyceraldehyde 3-phosphate reductase, with translation MTDSPHYLAADDRYDSMEYRRSGRSGLKLPAVSLGLWHNFGDDHALDTQRAILRRAFDLGVTHFDLANNYGPPAGSAELNFGKIFAQDFAPYRDELIISSKAGYRMTPGPYGEWGSRKYLLASLDASLKRTGLDYVDIFYSHRPDPDTPLEETMGALASAVQQGKALYVGISSYRAEQSAEAARILQDLGVPALIHQPSYSMINRWIEDDRLLDTLEAAGMGCISFVPLAQGLLTNKYLDGIPEGSRATQGKSLDPGLLSDEVVRRLNGLNDIAQRRGQSLAQLALNWVLRDPRMTSALIGASSVAQLEQNVAALGAEPLSADELREIDTFAVDTEGTNIWAGRS, from the coding sequence GTGACTGATTCTCCCCATTACCTCGCAGCTGACGACCGGTACGACTCGATGGAGTACCGCAGGAGCGGGCGCAGCGGTCTGAAGCTGCCCGCCGTCTCCCTCGGCCTCTGGCACAACTTCGGCGACGACCACGCCCTTGACACACAACGCGCCATTCTTCGCCGCGCCTTCGATCTGGGCGTCACGCACTTCGACCTGGCGAACAACTACGGCCCGCCGGCCGGCTCCGCCGAGCTGAACTTCGGCAAGATCTTCGCGCAGGACTTCGCCCCGTACCGGGACGAGTTGATCATCTCGTCCAAGGCGGGCTACCGGATGACGCCGGGACCGTACGGGGAATGGGGATCCCGTAAGTACCTGCTGGCGTCGCTCGACGCGTCCCTGAAGCGGACGGGCCTCGACTACGTCGACATCTTCTACTCGCACCGCCCCGACCCGGACACCCCGCTGGAGGAGACGATGGGGGCGCTGGCCTCCGCCGTACAGCAGGGCAAGGCGCTGTACGTGGGCATCTCCTCGTACCGGGCGGAGCAGAGCGCGGAGGCGGCCAGGATCCTGCAGGACCTGGGGGTGCCCGCGCTGATCCACCAGCCGTCGTACTCGATGATCAACCGCTGGATCGAGGACGACCGGCTGCTGGACACGCTGGAGGCGGCCGGGATGGGCTGCATCTCCTTCGTGCCGCTGGCCCAGGGGCTGCTGACGAACAAGTACCTCGACGGCATCCCGGAGGGCTCGCGGGCCACCCAGGGCAAGTCCCTTGACCCCGGGCTGCTTTCGGACGAGGTGGTGCGCCGGCTGAACGGGCTGAACGACATCGCGCAGCGGCGCGGCCAGTCGCTGGCGCAGCTCGCGCTGAACTGGGTGCTGCGGGATCCGCGGATGACGTCGGCGCTGATCGGCGCGTCCAGCGTGGCGCAGCTGGAGCAGAACGTGGCGGCGCTGGGCGCCGAGCCGCTGTCGGCCGACGAGCTGCGGGAGATCGACACCTTCGCGGTGGACACGGAGGGGACGAACATCTGGGCCGGGCGGAGCTGA
- a CDS encoding isoprenyl transferase → MNLRDLVYGLYARRVEGRLDHAQVPKHIGVILDGNRRWAKASGGTAEQGHKAGASKILELLGWCSETNVEVVTLWMLSTDNFDRPERELIPLLGIIEDAVHDIAADGRWRVHHVGTLDLLPAHTQNVLKEAEQDTVGNKGILVNVAVGYGGRQEIADAVRSLLMEHAGKGTSLEDLSEIVDTDLISSHLYTRGQPDPDLVIRTSGEQRLSGFMLWQSAHSEYYFCEVFWPAFRKVDFLRALRDYAARHRRYGA, encoded by the coding sequence GTGAATCTGCGCGACCTGGTGTACGGGCTCTACGCACGCCGGGTGGAGGGCCGCCTCGACCACGCCCAGGTGCCCAAGCACATCGGCGTCATCCTCGACGGCAACCGGCGCTGGGCCAAGGCGTCCGGCGGCACGGCCGAGCAGGGGCACAAGGCCGGCGCCAGCAAGATCCTGGAGCTGCTCGGCTGGTGCTCGGAGACCAATGTCGAGGTCGTCACCCTCTGGATGCTCTCCACGGACAACTTCGACCGGCCCGAGCGGGAGCTGATCCCGCTGCTCGGCATCATCGAGGACGCCGTGCACGACATCGCGGCCGACGGCCGCTGGCGGGTGCACCACGTCGGCACCCTCGACCTGCTGCCCGCCCACACGCAGAACGTCCTCAAGGAAGCCGAGCAGGATACCGTCGGTAACAAGGGGATACTCGTCAATGTCGCCGTCGGCTACGGCGGCCGTCAGGAGATCGCCGACGCGGTCCGCTCCCTGCTGATGGAGCACGCGGGCAAGGGCACCTCCCTGGAGGACCTCTCCGAGATCGTCGACACCGACCTGATCTCCTCGCACCTCTACACGCGCGGCCAGCCCGACCCCGACCTCGTCATCCGGACCAGTGGCGAGCAGCGTCTGTCCGGCTTCATGCTCTGGCAGAGCGCCCATTCGGAGTATTACTTCTGTGAAGTCTTCTGGCCGGCCTTCCGGAAAGTCGATTTTCTGCGCGCCCTGCGTGACTACGCGGCGCGCCATCGCCGCTACGGCGCCTGA
- a CDS encoding PhoH family protein, translating to MVTSTKRRMPDRRTYVLDTSVLLADPNAMSRFEEHEVVLPIVVITELEAKRSHPELGYFARQALRRLDDFRIRYGRLDAPLPLGDLGGTLRVELNHSDPGVLPAGFRLGDNDSRILAVARNLQAEGYDVTVVSKDLPLRIKASSVGLLAEEYRAELAITDSGWTGMSELSLSAEQIDLLYTEETLFVPEVSELPVHTGLVLQSDRGKALGRVTAEGNVRLVRGDREAFGIHGRSAEQRIALDLLLDPDIGIVSMGGRAGTGKSALALCAGLEAVLERRQHQKVMVFRPLYAVGGQELGYLPGTEAEKMSPWAQAVFDTLSAVAGRDIIEEVLGRGMLEVLPLTHIRGRSLHDAFVIVDEAQSLERNVLLTVLSRIGANSRVVLTHDVAQRDNLRVGRYDGIVAVVEKLKGHPLFAHVTLNRSERSPIAALVTEMLEEGQI from the coding sequence GTGGTGACCAGCACAAAGCGCCGCATGCCTGACAGGCGCACCTACGTTCTCGACACCAGCGTCCTGCTGGCCGATCCGAACGCCATGTCCCGCTTCGAGGAGCACGAAGTTGTGCTCCCCATCGTGGTGATCACGGAGTTGGAGGCCAAGAGGTCCCATCCCGAACTCGGCTATTTCGCCAGGCAGGCCCTGCGCCGGCTCGACGACTTCCGAATCCGGTACGGACGCCTCGACGCCCCGCTCCCGCTCGGCGACCTCGGCGGCACGCTCCGTGTCGAGCTCAACCACTCCGATCCCGGCGTTCTGCCCGCCGGCTTCCGATTGGGGGACAACGACTCACGGATTCTCGCGGTAGCGCGCAATCTGCAGGCCGAGGGGTACGACGTCACGGTCGTCTCCAAGGACCTGCCGCTGCGCATCAAGGCGTCATCGGTCGGGCTGCTCGCCGAGGAGTACCGCGCCGAGCTCGCCATCACCGACTCGGGCTGGACGGGGATGAGCGAGCTGTCGCTCTCCGCCGAACAGATCGATCTCCTCTATACAGAGGAGACGCTGTTCGTGCCCGAGGTGAGCGAGCTGCCCGTGCACACCGGCCTCGTGCTCCAGTCGGACCGGGGCAAGGCGCTCGGGCGGGTGACGGCCGAGGGGAATGTCCGGCTCGTGCGGGGCGACCGGGAGGCCTTCGGGATCCACGGCCGCAGCGCCGAGCAGCGCATCGCCCTCGACCTGCTGCTCGACCCGGACATCGGCATCGTCTCGATGGGCGGCCGGGCGGGCACCGGAAAGTCGGCGCTGGCCCTCTGCGCCGGCCTGGAGGCCGTCCTGGAGCGCAGACAGCACCAGAAGGTGATGGTCTTCCGTCCCCTCTACGCGGTCGGCGGCCAGGAGCTGGGCTATCTGCCGGGCACCGAGGCCGAGAAGATGAGCCCCTGGGCGCAGGCGGTCTTCGACACGCTCTCCGCCGTCGCCGGGCGCGACATCATCGAGGAGGTGCTGGGGCGCGGCATGCTCGAAGTGCTGCCGCTCACGCACATCCGCGGCCGGTCCCTGCATGACGCGTTCGTCATCGTGGACGAGGCCCAGTCGCTGGAGCGGAACGTCCTGCTGACGGTCCTCTCCCGGATCGGGGCCAACTCCCGGGTGGTGCTCACGCACGACGTGGCGCAGCGCGACAACCTCAGGGTCGGGCGGTACGACGGGATCGTCGCCGTCGTGGAGAAGCTGAAGGGCCATCCGCTCTTCGCCCATGTCACGCTCAACCGCTCCGAGCGTTCGCCGATCGCCGCGCTCGTGACCGAAATGCTGGAGGAAGGTCAGATCTGA
- a CDS encoding lytic transglycosylase domain-containing protein → MSRISVRGFAVASATAVTTVGAVVGVASGDPQTSNSDNFEATAADTTLLADIPVGQQAQVQTASLTQQADAQAASADAAAQKSAEEAARIQAAHDAKAKKEAAEAKKAKEEQDRKDAKERASRDSARADASSFTVQSSYSASEVQAMARQMMPSDQFQCFSNIVSHESGWNYTAQNASSGAYGLVQALPGSKMASAGADWRTNPATQIKWGLGYMDGRYGSPCGAWSFWQANSWY, encoded by the coding sequence GTGAGCCGGATTTCGGTCCGGGGATTCGCCGTGGCGTCAGCCACCGCGGTCACCACCGTCGGCGCTGTCGTGGGAGTTGCCTCTGGCGACCCCCAGACCTCGAACAGCGACAATTTCGAGGCGACCGCTGCTGACACGACACTCCTCGCAGACATCCCCGTAGGCCAGCAGGCGCAGGTGCAGACCGCGTCGCTGACCCAGCAGGCCGACGCGCAGGCCGCTTCGGCCGACGCGGCGGCACAGAAGTCCGCCGAGGAGGCGGCCCGTATCCAGGCTGCCCACGACGCCAAGGCGAAGAAGGAAGCCGCCGAGGCGAAGAAGGCGAAGGAAGAGCAGGACCGCAAGGACGCGAAGGAGCGTGCGAGCCGTGACTCGGCGCGCGCCGACGCCTCCAGCTTCACGGTCCAGAGCTCCTACTCGGCCTCCGAGGTCCAGGCGATGGCACGGCAGATGATGCCGTCCGACCAGTTCCAGTGCTTCAGCAACATCGTCAGCCACGAGTCCGGCTGGAACTACACGGCGCAGAACGCGTCGTCCGGTGCCTACGGTCTCGTCCAGGCACTGCCCGGGTCGAAGATGGCCTCGGCGGGCGCCGACTGGCGGACCAACCCGGCCACGCAGATAAAGTGGGGCCTGGGTTACATGGACGGCCGCTACGGCAGCCCCTGCGGCGCCTGGTCGTTCTGGCAGGCCAACAGCTGGTACTAG
- a CDS encoding AI-2E family transporter: MSRVPAWLGRVGAELTQMGERLDQRRAAAEADDHHDVPVVDHPAESVPPPPTYAPAVAARPEPVAAIPWGIRVAGEAAWRLLVLAGTVWVLMRIISAVQIVVLAFVAGLLITALLQPTVARLKRAGLPRGLATALTALLGFILMGLVGWFVVWQVVENIDDVSNRVTDGINELKRWLLNSPFHVTEDQINDLAKSLSDAIGTNTEEITSAGIQGVTVIVELLTGMLLAFFSTLFLLYDGQRIWQWALKLVPAAARPGVAGAGPRAWRTLTAYVRGTVIVAMIDAIFIGVGIYFLDVPLAVPLAVFIFLGAFVPLVGAVVSGALAVVVALVTDGVFTALMVLAIVLAVQQIEGHILQPFILGRAVRVHPLAVVLSVAAGSLVAGIGGAVVAVPLVAVTNTVVGYLRSYSRDQALRTQPPPHGATAAGIAPTPAPGASVPAGAPPAEPPADDTEPRDRPE; the protein is encoded by the coding sequence ATGTCAAGAGTGCCAGCGTGGCTCGGTCGGGTAGGCGCGGAACTGACCCAGATGGGGGAGCGCTTGGACCAGCGCAGGGCCGCCGCGGAAGCGGACGACCATCACGACGTTCCCGTGGTGGATCATCCGGCGGAGAGCGTCCCGCCACCGCCCACGTACGCCCCGGCCGTCGCCGCGAGACCCGAGCCGGTCGCCGCCATCCCCTGGGGTATCCGGGTCGCCGGTGAGGCGGCCTGGCGGCTGCTCGTCCTCGCCGGCACCGTATGGGTGCTGATGCGGATCATCAGCGCCGTACAGATCGTCGTCCTCGCCTTTGTCGCCGGGCTGTTGATCACGGCGCTGCTGCAACCCACCGTCGCCCGGCTGAAGCGCGCCGGGCTGCCGCGCGGCCTCGCGACCGCGCTGACCGCACTCCTCGGCTTCATCCTGATGGGGCTGGTCGGCTGGTTCGTGGTCTGGCAGGTCGTGGAGAACATCGACGACGTCTCCAACCGCGTCACCGACGGCATCAACGAACTCAAACGCTGGCTGCTCAACAGCCCGTTCCATGTCACCGAGGACCAGATCAACGATCTCGCGAAGAGTCTGAGCGACGCGATCGGCACCAACACCGAGGAGATCACCTCGGCGGGCATCCAGGGCGTGACGGTGATCGTCGAGCTGCTGACCGGGATGCTGCTGGCGTTCTTCTCGACGCTTTTCCTGCTCTACGACGGCCAGCGGATCTGGCAGTGGGCACTCAAGCTCGTCCCTGCGGCGGCCCGGCCGGGCGTCGCGGGCGCCGGGCCGCGTGCCTGGCGCACCCTCACCGCTTACGTACGCGGCACGGTCATAGTCGCGATGATCGACGCGATCTTCATCGGCGTCGGCATCTACTTCCTCGACGTGCCGCTCGCCGTGCCGCTGGCGGTCTTCATCTTCCTCGGCGCCTTCGTGCCGCTGGTCGGCGCCGTGGTCTCCGGTGCCCTGGCGGTGGTCGTCGCGCTGGTCACCGACGGGGTGTTCACGGCGCTGATGGTGCTGGCCATCGTGCTCGCCGTCCAGCAGATCGAGGGGCACATCCTGCAGCCCTTCATCCTGGGGCGCGCGGTACGGGTCCATCCGCTCGCCGTGGTCCTCTCCGTGGCGGCGGGCAGCCTCGTCGCCGGTATCGGCGGTGCTGTCGTCGCCGTGCCGCTGGTGGCCGTCACCAACACCGTCGTCGGCTATCTGCGCTCGTACAGCAGGGACCAGGCGCTGCGGACCCAGCCGCCGCCGCACGGCGCCACGGCCGCCGGCATCGCGCCGACCCCGGCGCCGGGTGCCTCCGTGCCCGCGGGGGCGCCGCCCGCCGAGCCGCCGGCTGACGACACAGAGCCGCGGGACCGGCCGGAATGA